The Spirochaetota bacterium DNA window TTTTTATTATTCCACGATCTCAGTTACAACACCAGCTCCAACAGTACGCCCACCTTCACGAATAGCAAAACGCATTCCGTTTTCAACAGCTATTGGAACGATAAGTTCTATTGTCATCTGAATATTATCACCAGGCATAACCATGTCAGCACCTTTGATGTCTACAATATTACCTGTAACATCAGCAGTTCTAATATAAAATTGTGGTCTATATCCTTTATGGAAAGGAGTTTTTCTCCCACCCTCTTCTGCTTTAAGCACATAGACTTCAGCATTAAAAGTTTTATGAGGTGTAATTGATTTAGGTTTAGCAAGAACCATTCCACGACGAACAGCTTCTTTGTCAACACCACGTAATAATATACCTGCGTTATCTCCAGCTTCTCCTCTATCGAGTTGTTTACGAAACATCTCTACACCAGTACATACTGATTTTTTTGTATCTTCGTAACCAATAATTTCAATTTCGTCTTGCACTTTAACTATACCACGTTCGATACGCCCAGTTACAACAGTACCGCGACCAGAAATTGAGAATACATCTTCAACAGGCATCAAGAAAGGTTTGTCCAATTCACGAACAGGATCTTCAAAGAATGTATCCATTGCATTTACTAGTTCTTCAATACATTCTGTTTTTCCACTTTCTAAAGCTCCACGAGCAGATCCACGAATAACAGGAACATCATCTCCAGGAAATTTGTAAGCACTTAATAACTCACGAACATCCATTTCAACAAGATCAATAAGTTCTGCATCTTCAGCATCGATCATATCAACTTTATTGATAAAAACCATAATTGCAGGAACATTAACCTGGCGAGCCAAAAGTACATGTTCACGAGTCTGAGCCATCACACCATCTGTAGCTGCAATAACTAAAACCGCTCCGTCCATTTGAGCAGCACCTGTGATCATATTTTTAATATAATCCGCGTGTCCAGGACAGTCAACGTGAGCATAGTGACGTTTTGTAGAAGAATACTCAACATGAGCTGTATTAATCGTGATACCACGAGCTTTCTCTTCTGGAGCTCCATCGATATCTTCATATTTTTTTGCGTCAGCTTGACCTTTTGATGCAAGGTAAGTTGTGATAGCAGAGGTAAGAGTTGTCTTACCATGGTCAACGTGACCAAGTGTCCCCACATTTAAATGTGGTAAAGAACGATCAAATGTAGCCATTCAAATCCTCCAGCCTATTGGCGTGTATTTTATTTTTATGCTATTTATTAATAATATTTTTAAGAAAATAGCTTTAATTATTCATTTGTTTAGGTATTATTTTTTAATATCGTCCCAAAATCCTTTAGGAAGTGGTTCATAATGAGCAAATTCCATTGAATATGTTCCACGACCTTGAGTCATAGAACGAATATCTGTTGCATAACCAAACATTTCTCCAAGAGGAACAAAACATTCTATTTCTTTTGCTCCATGTTTTGATTCAGTACCTGTTATCTTAGCACGACGACCTGAAAGGTCTCCCATCACAGATCCTTCATATCCATCTGGAGCAACAGCAATAACTTTCATCATTGGTTCAAGAATAATAGGTTTAGCTTTATTCATTGCTGCTTTTATAGCCATAGACCCAGCAAGTTTAAATGCTAGTTCTGAAGAGTCAACATCATGATATGAACCCTCATACAAACGAACTTTGATATCCACTACTGGAAAACCAGCCAATACACCACTTGCTAATGCTTCACGACAACCTTTTTCAACAGCAGGAATATACTCTTTTGGAATTTTTCCACCTTTGATATCATCAACGAATACAAAACCAGCTCCAAGTTCAGAAGGTTCAACCTCAATCACAACGTGACCATATTGTCCCTTACCACCAGATTGTTTTGCATATTTAAAATCTTCAATAGCACTACCTGTGATTGTTTCTCTGTAAGCAACTTGAGGTTTACCAATATTAACTTCAACCTTATGTTCTCTTTTAAGTCTATCACAAACAATTTCTAAATGAAGCTCTCCCATACCAGAGATAATAGTTTGACCCGTCTCTTCATTAGAAGAAACTCGGAATGTTGGATCTTCGTCTTGTAATTTACGAAGACTTTCACCAAGTTTGTCCATATCCTCTTTAGTTTTTGGTTCTACAGCAACAGCAATAACTGGTTCTGGAAAATCAATCGCTTCTAAAAATAATGGAGCATCCAATGCTGTGATACTATCACCTGTACTAGTATCTTTCATACCAGCAATACCAATAATATCTCCAGCACTTGCAAAATCCACTTCTTCTCTTTTATTAGCATGCATACGCATGATACGAGAGATTCTTTCTTTGTTATCTTTGTTTACATTATAAACATAAGAACCCTTTTCAAGAACTCCAGAATAAATACGAGCAAAAACTAATTTTCCAATATAAGGATCAACCATAACTTTAAAGGCAAGCATTGATAAAGGTTCTTTATCTTCAGGTTTTCTGATTTGTTCAGTACCTTCAGGGGTAATTCCAATCATAGGAGGGATATCAGTTGGTGCAGGAAGATAGTCACGAACACCATCTAATAAAGGTTGGATTCCTTTATTTTTAAGTGCCGCTCCACAAAATATTGGATACATCTTCCCATCGATAGTCATAGATCTAATACCAGCTTTAATTTCTTCTGCAGAAAAATCCTCACCTTCGAGAAATTTATTCATTGTATTATCATTTGAATCAGCAATAACTTCCACAAGATTATGATGCCAAATTTCAGCATCTTCTTTCATGTTTTCAGGAATCTCAGCGATTGTATACTCAAGATTATCTTCCTTATCTTCCCAAAGTAAAGCCCTCATTTCTACAAGATCTACAACACCTTGGAAATTGTCCTCAGACCCAATAGGTAATTGAACAGGAGTCCCCTTGACACCTAATTTTTGTTGCATTGAATCAATCGACATCATAAAATCTGCACCCATTTTGTCCATTTTATTCATGAACGCCACACGTGGAACATTATATTTATTCGCCTGTCTCCAAACTGTTTCTGATTGAGGCTCAACTCCAGCAGATACATCAAATACAGCTACAGCTCCATCTAACACACGCAAAGAACGCTCAACTTCAGCAGTAAAATCAACGTGACCTGGTGTATCAATGATATTTATCTTAATATCATCCCAATAACAAGTTGTTGCAGCAGAGGTTATTGTAATTCCCCTCTCTTTTTCCTGCTCCATCCAATCCATCTCAGAAGCACCCTCATGAGTTTCCCCAATCTTATGTGTTTTACCTGTAAAAAATAAAATTCTTTCTGTAATAGTTGTTTTACCAGCATCAATATGAGCTGCAATACCTATGTTTCTTAATTTGTCTTTGGCAAACTTTTTCTCAGCCATTTTTATAACCTCTTACTACCACTTATAATGAGCAAAAGCACGGTTAGCTTCAGCCATTTTAAGTGTATCAGTACGTTTTTTAATAGTAGAACCACTATTATTAAACGCGTCCACTAATTCTTTACCCAATTTTTCACTCATAGAGTGTTCCCGCCGTTTTCTTGCATAATCTACAAGCCATCTAAGCGCTAACGCTAATTGACGCTCAGCACGAACATCTATAGGTACTTGATAAGTAGCCCCACCAACACGCCTTGATTTAACCTCTACTGGGGGTTTAATATTATTTAATACCGTTTCAAAAGCTTCTAATGCTGGAACTTCTGTTTTTTCAGCTAAAAAATCCATTGCAGAATATACAATAGCAGTAGCCAAACTTTTTTTACCATCTAACATGACACGATTGACAAGTTTGGTAACCAAAACACTATTGTGTTTTGCATCTGGAGACAAAGGACGAAAATGACCCTTAGCTTTTTTTCTTGGCATATAAAGACCCCTTCTGTTATTCGCTAACTAGCAAACTGCTTCAACAGCGTTCATTATTTTAAGTAACACAAACACCATTTACTCAGAGTTATAATTAACATAGTTATGTTCTAGCTTTTCACTAGACTGTTAGACCTAAATCTAATATTGAATTAAAAATCCTAATTCTTAGGACGCTTAGATCCATATTTTGAACGACCTTGCTTACGATTATCAACACCCATTGAATCAAGTGTACCACGAATGATATGATAACGCACACCCGGTAAGTCTTTTACACGACCACCACGGATAAGAACAACTGAGTGTTCTTGCAAGTTGTGTCCAATACCTGGAATATAAGCAGTTACCTCAACACCTGTTGTAAGACGCACACGAGCAATCTTACGAAGAGCGGAGTTAGGCTTTTTTGGTGTCATCGTTGTTACACGAGTACAAACACCTCTTCTCTGAGGATTGGACTTAAGAGCAGGAGATTTTGTTTTTTTCTCAACTGTCTTACGACCAAATCTTACTAACTGGTTAATAGTAGGCATCGAGCAAACCTCTTTCTTAAATTAAGCTATTACACTTTTTATATAAATTAACAATGATCTATTCAATAGATCCTAATATTGTAGCATAAAAAAATACTTTTGTCAAGCTATCTCCAAGAAATAACACGCCAAAAAATATCTTATTGCAATAATCTCTCTAACAAGTAAGTCACACTTTTCTGGTATTTAGTTTTTATTTTCAAGAATTAAATCTTAAAATTACTTTCAATAGACAGTGCCAGAATATATCTTTGAAAGATTTTCATAAGGTCTTCCCACCATTATGAAAATTATATTGATCTATCAAAATAGATTGATTCACTACTTAAAAAAGCAGCTCATGTTATTATAGATTAAATCTAATGAGATTGTCAATCCTTTAATAAAGTTTTAAATTGATGAAAATGAAATTACTTGAAATAAAAAAGATTTTATAGGAATCTAAGCAATTTTTATTTGTTTTGATCTTTCGCTAATTTTTGTCGTATTATTTCAATAGGACTAGTAATAATATTCAAAACAGATGCAGCCATCATTGAAACCACAACTACTAATCCAAAATAAGATCCACTTGATAAATTCAAAAAAGATAATTTCGATATTATCAGTGGGTGAATTAAATAGATACCATAGGATAAATCTCCTATTTTTCTATCTATAACATTATTTTTGAAAAGTTTGAATAAAAAAGGAATAGCTATGGTTAATGAAATGAAATATATTAATTTTAAAACACGAAAATCAATAGGGATTTTTCTTATAAAGAATGCTAATATAATAACATTTGTTAATGCAATCCAACCAAATTTTAAAAATTGTTCAGCATAATAATAGGAAAACATACCCAAAATAAAGAAAACTAATTCTGTTGGAAAAAATCGATAGGTATAGGGATCATAAATAAATCCTAATGGGTATAAAAACAAAAATCGTAAAGATAATGATAATATTATTAATAATACTAATATTTTTTTAGGATATTTGATTAAAAATGGTGCTATAGTATAAAAATAAATTTCTAGGCTTATAGTCCAAGCTACCATCAGTAACGAATGCTTCAGATATATAGAATGTAACGAATCTCGAAAATTCATAACAAAATCCAAAGTTTTTTCAGGAGTGATTTCTAACCATAAACTCCAATCTGAACCTATCATAAATATATTATATATAAATACATATAAGCGAGTTAACACACTATAACTACTATCTAAAAAAATTTTTCCAAAATTGTTTGGATCTATTAATAATATTAAACATATTATTAATAGATAAATAGGATATAAGCGTAATATTCTATTTATCCAAAAAGATCTCATACTACTATACTTCGTTTTTAAAATCATTGATGTATAAAACCCTGAAACTATAAAAAAGATTGTACTGACATTATTGAATTCATCATACCATCCATAAAACTAAAAGAAGCCATATGAGATCGAACCACTACTAAACTTAAAAACAATCTAAATATTCCCATATGATTATCCTGTATTTATATTTATCTCTATAAAAACACCCTCAGATTTCTCTAAGGGTGTTTTTTTATATCATTGATTTATTTAGCAGATTCATCTACTTGTAATACTGGTTTTCTCTTACCTATGATTTTTAAGGAATCATAATGTTTGATACCAGTACCAGCAGGGATCAATTGTCCAATAACAAGATTTTC harbors:
- the tuf gene encoding elongation factor Tu; this translates as MATFDRSLPHLNVGTLGHVDHGKTTLTSAITTYLASKGQADAKKYEDIDGAPEEKARGITINTAHVEYSSTKRHYAHVDCPGHADYIKNMITGAAQMDGAVLVIAATDGVMAQTREHVLLARQVNVPAIMVFINKVDMIDAEDAELIDLVEMDVRELLSAYKFPGDDVPVIRGSARGALESGKTECIEELVNAMDTFFEDPVRELDKPFLMPVEDVFSISGRGTVVTGRIERGIVKVQDEIEIIGYEDTKKSVCTGVEMFRKQLDRGEAGDNAGILLRGVDKEAVRRGMVLAKPKSITPHKTFNAEVYVLKAEEGGRKTPFHKGYRPQFYIRTADVTGNIVDIKGADMVMPGDNIQMTIELIVPIAVENGMRFAIREGGRTVGAGVVTEIVE
- the fusA gene encoding elongation factor G — protein: MAEKKFAKDKLRNIGIAAHIDAGKTTITERILFFTGKTHKIGETHEGASEMDWMEQEKERGITITSAATTCYWDDIKINIIDTPGHVDFTAEVERSLRVLDGAVAVFDVSAGVEPQSETVWRQANKYNVPRVAFMNKMDKMGADFMMSIDSMQQKLGVKGTPVQLPIGSEDNFQGVVDLVEMRALLWEDKEDNLEYTIAEIPENMKEDAEIWHHNLVEVIADSNDNTMNKFLEGEDFSAEEIKAGIRSMTIDGKMYPIFCGAALKNKGIQPLLDGVRDYLPAPTDIPPMIGITPEGTEQIRKPEDKEPLSMLAFKVMVDPYIGKLVFARIYSGVLEKGSYVYNVNKDNKERISRIMRMHANKREEVDFASAGDIIGIAGMKDTSTGDSITALDAPLFLEAIDFPEPVIAVAVEPKTKEDMDKLGESLRKLQDEDPTFRVSSNEETGQTIISGMGELHLEIVCDRLKREHKVEVNIGKPQVAYRETITGSAIEDFKYAKQSGGKGQYGHVVIEVEPSELGAGFVFVDDIKGGKIPKEYIPAVEKGCREALASGVLAGFPVVDIKVRLYEGSYHDVDSSELAFKLAGSMAIKAAMNKAKPIILEPMMKVIAVAPDGYEGSVMGDLSGRRAKITGTESKHGAKEIECFVPLGEMFGYATDIRSMTQGRGTYSMEFAHYEPLPKGFWDDIKK
- the rpsG gene encoding 30S ribosomal protein S7 — encoded protein: MPRKKAKGHFRPLSPDAKHNSVLVTKLVNRVMLDGKKSLATAIVYSAMDFLAEKTEVPALEAFETVLNNIKPPVEVKSRRVGGATYQVPIDVRAERQLALALRWLVDYARKRREHSMSEKLGKELVDAFNNSGSTIKKRTDTLKMAEANRAFAHYKW
- the rpsL gene encoding 30S ribosomal protein S12 — encoded protein: MPTINQLVRFGRKTVEKKTKSPALKSNPQRRGVCTRVTTMTPKKPNSALRKIARVRLTTGVEVTAYIPGIGHNLQEHSVVLIRGGRVKDLPGVRYHIIRGTLDSMGVDNRKQGRSKYGSKRPKN
- a CDS encoding acyltransferase; its protein translation is MILKTKYSSMRSFWINRILRLYPIYLLIICLILLIDPNNFGKIFLDSSYSVLTRLYVFIYNIFMIGSDWSLWLEITPEKTLDFVMNFRDSLHSIYLKHSLLMVAWTISLEIYFYTIAPFLIKYPKKILVLLIILSLSLRFLFLYPLGFIYDPYTYRFFPTELVFFILGMFSYYYAEQFLKFGWIALTNVIILAFFIRKIPIDFRVLKLIYFISLTIAIPFLFKLFKNNVIDRKIGDLSYGIYLIHPLIISKLSFLNLSSGSYFGLVVVVSMMAASVLNIITSPIEIIRQKLAKDQNK